The following are encoded together in the Pedobacter steynii genome:
- a CDS encoding acyl-CoA thioesterase has product MYTHSTKVRVRYGETDQMGYVYYGNYAEYYEVARVEMLRSLGMDYAGMESSGVMMPVLELNCKYIKPALYDQELTIKTTIHELPGIRIHFVYELFNDADELINIGKTTLVFVDMEKNKPCSPPENFMEKLKVFFN; this is encoded by the coding sequence ATGTATACACACAGCACTAAAGTCAGGGTACGTTACGGAGAAACGGATCAGATGGGATACGTATATTATGGCAATTATGCAGAGTATTACGAAGTTGCCCGTGTAGAAATGCTTCGTAGTCTGGGAATGGATTATGCAGGGATGGAAAGCAGCGGGGTAATGATGCCGGTTCTGGAGCTGAACTGCAAATACATCAAGCCGGCACTTTACGATCAGGAGCTGACCATTAAAACCACCATCCATGAGCTTCCGGGTATACGCATACATTTCGTGTATGAATTGTTCAACGATGCTGACGAACTGATCAATATCGGAAAAACGACCTTGGTATTTGTAGACATGGAAAAGAATAAACCATGCTCGCCTCCTGA